The Bdellovibrio bacteriovorus genome includes a region encoding these proteins:
- a CDS encoding tail fiber domain-containing protein: MEQQTVRKGLFFFALLFLSKAVATPTTLNYQGRILKSDGTPLEYNNVSFAFEITNVSGTCVYYREQRNAVNMQGSKGVFDVPIGEGTKLFPSTASYSLRDAFNNSVTHDCDGGTTYTPSLDEVRVLRVQFHDGAGWKAITPNNTIRSVPFANYSYSAAKLGDKLPSDFVLKTSVTSCLPGQYLTFDGASFACQNDAGGAGMVSDVNVTAPLTKGGTASVPVLGISVGTTAGTVAAGNDARFTDARPPTGTASGDLSGLYPNPSVAKLQGVAVSSTAPTSGHFLKYDGAQWLSSAIVISDVTNLSATLGTYLTTSAFNSAVGSANCAAHQTPYWNSVSGSFQCQSINVSVAGDVSGMIGAVTVNKIKGVDVDTTGLTTGQVLKYDGTKWAPASDSNAGGTVTNIATGTGLTGGPITSTGTISLANTAVTAGSYTRGNFTVDAQGRLTAASNGSAVNLATEVTGTLPIANGGTGQTTAVAAFNALSPLAAKGDVVVNDGTNDIRLAVGTNGQVLSANSAQPSGLQWVTPTNGTVTNVTGTAPIVVATGSSTPAISITDASTSAKGAVQIGAGIAVSSGTISADPANFPAAVPVSKGGTGVTSLTANRLIASNGTGAALTTFSCAVGQLVSFDATGLMTCSSFTTGSVFLNGGNSFGAAATLGTNDAYNLAFKTSNTERMTIKSDGNVGIGVTNPTANLHVSGASAVARVSASGLNEDATLQINNGAENTGFALTRSDTNNALQINYESPIGTVSKQAMSIASTGYVGIGTSTPTSGLTLVNNAVGDANDDINIQTYSDTNTPSLILTRYRGNATTPTPLALGNIGSLLVRGYNGSTLMEAGSIRFAAEEAWTATTTTNNAALTFHSATDGSSTEKMRIASSGNVGIGLTAPLATLHVGGNIKLGPVNPANTGTLPNYGNFLYFHGGPAPATSDSDVTDPLWMARYNIAADQSELRVNFSDNNQVQDAFSVGYTSAGVFNQLLRVQGDGKVGIGDATPSFKLDVAGEIAARNGPGTVIYMGGDASADLEIGTTSTAQNSLVFYNRGGGYAMDIQARNITYAGSLNPSDRRLKKDIQPLHFSLEKILKVEGVSYYWKEPLQYSEGLQRGVIAQQVEEIYPDLVKTDKKGLKKVNYLGFISPMIEALKEFYTLWYNDSQELHKELDEQKRKMASLEETNKKLEERNKALEKRLQIIESKLGK; this comes from the coding sequence ATGGAACAGCAAACGGTACGTAAAGGATTGTTTTTCTTTGCGCTTTTGTTTTTATCAAAAGCGGTCGCGACGCCCACGACTTTGAATTATCAAGGTCGCATTCTTAAGTCTGACGGAACGCCGTTAGAATATAACAACGTGAGCTTTGCATTTGAAATCACGAATGTCTCTGGAACTTGTGTCTATTATCGTGAACAGCGTAATGCCGTGAATATGCAAGGTTCGAAGGGTGTCTTCGATGTTCCCATCGGTGAAGGTACTAAACTTTTTCCATCAACAGCCAGTTATTCTTTAAGAGACGCTTTCAACAATTCCGTCACACATGATTGTGATGGCGGTACGACTTATACGCCTTCTTTAGATGAAGTGCGTGTCTTGCGCGTACAATTTCATGATGGCGCTGGCTGGAAGGCGATTACTCCCAACAACACGATTCGCTCTGTGCCTTTTGCGAACTATTCTTATTCCGCAGCGAAGCTCGGCGACAAGCTTCCTTCGGACTTCGTTTTAAAAACCAGTGTGACCTCGTGTCTGCCGGGGCAGTACCTGACCTTTGATGGCGCCAGCTTCGCCTGTCAGAATGATGCCGGGGGAGCAGGCATGGTTTCTGACGTCAACGTCACCGCTCCGCTCACAAAAGGCGGAACGGCTTCGGTTCCTGTGCTGGGTATTTCCGTGGGTACGACGGCGGGAACGGTGGCAGCCGGGAATGATGCACGCTTCACAGATGCGCGTCCTCCAACAGGAACTGCAAGTGGAGATTTAAGCGGTTTGTATCCAAATCCTTCTGTTGCAAAACTTCAGGGTGTCGCTGTCTCTTCGACGGCGCCGACCTCAGGACATTTTTTAAAATATGACGGTGCTCAGTGGTTGAGTTCGGCGATCGTTATCAGTGACGTGACGAATCTGTCAGCCACTTTAGGAACATATCTGACGACGTCGGCTTTCAATTCGGCGGTGGGAAGTGCCAACTGTGCGGCTCATCAAACTCCTTATTGGAATTCTGTTTCCGGGTCCTTCCAATGTCAGTCGATCAACGTCTCCGTTGCGGGCGATGTGAGCGGAATGATTGGCGCTGTGACCGTTAACAAAATCAAAGGCGTGGACGTGGATACGACTGGTTTAACCACCGGTCAGGTTTTGAAATACGATGGGACGAAATGGGCGCCTGCGAGTGATTCGAACGCAGGGGGTACGGTTACGAATATCGCCACGGGCACGGGTTTAACCGGCGGCCCGATTACTTCGACGGGAACTATTTCGCTTGCGAACACGGCAGTGACTGCCGGATCTTACACGCGAGGGAATTTCACAGTCGATGCTCAAGGTCGGTTGACTGCCGCTTCTAACGGATCCGCCGTTAATCTTGCGACAGAAGTCACAGGAACTCTGCCGATTGCGAATGGCGGCACAGGACAAACGACAGCGGTCGCAGCGTTTAATGCGCTTTCTCCTTTGGCAGCGAAAGGGGATGTCGTTGTTAACGATGGAACGAATGACATTCGTCTTGCCGTAGGTACGAATGGACAAGTTCTTTCTGCGAATTCTGCGCAGCCTTCGGGACTTCAGTGGGTGACGCCGACAAATGGAACTGTGACGAATGTCACGGGAACGGCTCCGATCGTTGTTGCAACGGGATCGTCGACACCTGCGATTTCAATTACTGATGCATCGACCTCTGCAAAAGGCGCGGTGCAAATTGGGGCTGGTATCGCGGTTTCATCTGGAACTATCAGCGCGGATCCTGCGAACTTTCCGGCCGCTGTTCCTGTGAGTAAAGGCGGTACGGGCGTAACATCGCTGACCGCAAATCGTCTTATCGCTTCGAACGGTACGGGCGCCGCTTTGACAACATTTAGCTGCGCGGTCGGACAGCTTGTCAGTTTCGATGCGACGGGATTGATGACCTGTTCGTCATTCACGACCGGCTCGGTTTTCCTGAATGGAGGAAACAGTTTCGGAGCCGCAGCGACATTAGGAACGAACGATGCTTACAATCTCGCTTTTAAAACGAGCAATACTGAGCGTATGACAATCAAGAGTGATGGTAACGTCGGTATCGGCGTGACAAATCCCACGGCGAATTTACATGTTTCAGGGGCGAGCGCGGTGGCGCGTGTTTCGGCCAGTGGTTTAAATGAAGACGCAACTCTACAAATCAATAATGGCGCTGAAAATACGGGCTTTGCGCTGACTCGTTCAGACACGAATAATGCTTTACAAATCAACTATGAATCACCGATTGGCACCGTTTCGAAACAAGCGATGTCCATTGCGAGTACGGGATATGTGGGTATTGGAACTTCGACGCCAACTTCGGGTCTGACCTTGGTGAACAATGCTGTGGGCGACGCGAATGATGATATCAATATTCAGACCTATTCCGACACGAATACGCCATCATTGATCTTAACAAGATACCGTGGCAACGCTACGACACCGACGCCCCTGGCTTTAGGAAATATCGGAAGTCTTTTGGTTCGCGGTTACAATGGTTCGACTCTTATGGAGGCGGGAAGTATTCGTTTCGCGGCAGAGGAAGCCTGGACGGCCACGACGACAACCAACAATGCCGCTTTGACTTTCCATAGTGCTACGGATGGAAGTTCGACGGAAAAAATGCGAATCGCTTCTAGTGGAAACGTGGGTATTGGTCTCACTGCGCCTTTAGCCACTTTGCATGTCGGCGGCAATATAAAGCTGGGCCCTGTAAATCCCGCAAATACCGGGACACTGCCAAACTACGGAAACTTTCTGTATTTCCACGGCGGACCCGCGCCCGCAACTTCAGACAGTGACGTCACCGATCCTCTTTGGATGGCTCGTTATAATATTGCGGCCGATCAATCCGAGCTGCGTGTGAATTTCTCGGATAACAATCAAGTTCAGGATGCTTTCTCTGTCGGTTACACGAGTGCTGGCGTTTTCAATCAATTGCTGCGTGTGCAAGGTGATGGCAAGGTGGGAATTGGTGATGCGACTCCCTCATTCAAACTCGATGTTGCCGGGGAAATCGCCGCTCGTAATGGTCCGGGCACTGTGATTTACATGGGCGGTGACGCAAGTGCGGATCTTGAAATCGGAACGACAAGCACGGCGCAGAACTCGCTCGTATTTTACAATCGTGGTGGTGGTTACGCGATGGACATTCAAGCGCGTAATATTACGTATGCGGGATCGCTCAATCCTTCGGATCGCCGTTTGAAGAAAGACATTCAGCCTTTGCATTTTTCCCTCGAAAAAATCTTGAAAGTCGAAGGGGTGAGTTACTACTGGAAAGAGCCGCTCCAGTATTCCGAAGGCTTGCAACGAGGAGTGATCGCTCAACAAGTGGAAGAGATTTATCCTGATCTTGTAAAGACGGACAAAAAGGGCCTAAAAAAAGTGAACTATTTGGGCTTTATTTCGCCGATGATTGAAGCGCTCAAAGAGTTTTATACTCTTTGGTACAACGACAGCCAAGAATTGCACAAAGAACTGGACGAACAAAAAAGAAAAATGGCTTCACTTGAAGAGACGAATAAAAAATTAGAAGAGCGGAATAAGGCCTTGGAAAAACGCCTGCAAATAATTGAATCCAAGCTCGGAAAGTAA
- a CDS encoding HU family DNA-binding protein: protein MTKADLINLISEKAGITRVKAETVVNTIFDSMVEALMRDDRIEIRGFGSFVNRQYGAYKGRNPRTGEIINVEEKKLPFFKVGKELKEDINNGPKKG from the coding sequence ATGACAAAAGCGGATTTGATTAATTTGATTTCTGAAAAAGCGGGTATCACCCGTGTTAAAGCCGAGACGGTTGTGAACACCATTTTTGACTCTATGGTTGAAGCATTGATGCGTGATGACCGTATTGAAATCCGTGGTTTTGGTTCATTTGTGAATCGCCAATATGGCGCCTATAAAGGACGCAATCCGCGCACGGGTGAAATCATCAATGTGGAAGAAAAGAAACTTCCATTCTTCAAAGTCGGAAAAGAACTTAAAGAGGACATTAACAACGGGCCTAAAAAAGGCTAA
- a CDS encoding glycosyltransferase family 4 protein, translating to MLNKPRLPETLNICLTSHRFPILSRATDHGFLWPIARGLAKEGHKVTVLAASSPLKKPEVVRDGVRVLFLHEGAKNLSHMSFQMAVRQRFMQLHKEDPFHLVHSIDKSGYRIGSRKDDLKVAVAYDVEATQMSQLFAIRAMKQDTLGSMLSTAIATTYKFLTTYYGGDRRLLSTADGIFVTNPEQRIILERYYLYPDFHTYTVPYGIELGDLTPKEKSYELRKKLGIPENAHVAVTLSDMTQAQELTPLLKAFEKVAIKKPNSYLIVIGNGPKFKDIEYQVLNHALGNRVVMPGAVPAAEIEDYIVLGDVFINMGSRTTGFEPTTLEAMAQKKVVLGSEVSPIANIIEDGRDGFLLRPADVDSMSNLLVEIFSGTMPADEIGDRARQKVVDLFDTPKMVQATLDAYRKILINTGLYKKH from the coding sequence ATGCTCAACAAACCTCGTTTGCCTGAAACCTTAAATATCTGCCTGACTTCGCATCGCTTTCCGATTTTAAGTCGCGCGACAGATCATGGTTTTTTGTGGCCGATCGCAAGAGGCCTTGCAAAAGAAGGTCATAAGGTCACAGTTTTAGCGGCAAGTTCTCCTCTGAAAAAGCCTGAAGTCGTGCGCGATGGTGTTCGCGTGCTCTTCCTGCATGAAGGTGCAAAAAATCTTTCGCACATGAGCTTTCAAATGGCGGTTCGCCAACGCTTCATGCAGCTTCATAAAGAAGATCCGTTTCACTTGGTTCATAGCATTGATAAATCAGGTTACCGCATTGGCAGTCGCAAAGACGATTTAAAAGTCGCCGTGGCCTATGACGTGGAAGCGACTCAGATGTCGCAGCTCTTTGCGATTCGTGCGATGAAGCAGGACACTTTGGGAAGTATGCTTTCAACGGCCATCGCGACGACTTATAAATTCCTGACCACTTACTATGGCGGCGATCGACGCTTGCTTTCCACAGCCGATGGAATCTTTGTTACCAATCCCGAGCAAAGAATCATTCTGGAAAGATATTATCTTTACCCGGATTTCCACACCTACACGGTTCCCTATGGAATTGAACTGGGTGACCTGACACCGAAAGAAAAGTCTTACGAGCTTCGTAAAAAATTGGGAATTCCTGAAAACGCGCATGTGGCCGTGACATTGTCGGATATGACTCAGGCCCAAGAGCTCACACCTCTTTTAAAGGCCTTTGAAAAGGTTGCGATCAAAAAGCCCAACAGCTATTTGATCGTTATCGGAAATGGTCCCAAATTTAAAGACATTGAATACCAGGTTCTAAATCACGCTTTAGGCAATCGTGTGGTTATGCCTGGCGCTGTTCCTGCCGCTGAGATCGAAGACTATATTGTTTTAGGTGATGTTTTCATCAACATGGGGTCTAGAACGACAGGCTTTGAACCGACGACTTTAGAGGCCATGGCGCAAAAAAAGGTGGTTTTGGGTTCGGAAGTGTCCCCGATTGCCAACATTATTGAAGATGGGCGCGATGGATTTTTGCTTCGCCCGGCCGATGTGGACTCCATGAGTAATCTTTTGGTCGAAATTTTCTCTGGAACCATGCCTGCTGACGAGATCGGCGATCGAGCACGCCAAAAAGTAGTCGACCTTTTTGACACGCCTAAAATGGTCCAGGCGACGCTTGATGCCTATCGTAAAATCCTGATCAATACGGGTCTGTATAAGAAGCATTGA
- the mutT gene encoding 8-oxo-dGTP diphosphatase MutT, which yields MTDDSAIETKPKKSKIRKGHWIPVVAGFLRKDGKILVGQRPENNSLAGQWEFPGGKIENGETPEDALSRELNEELGIEAEVGELKLACTHSYGDVGILILFYEILYWKGEPRAKHHMMLEWIHPEELKHRNIPEANRKILHKIYKALGLEWRK from the coding sequence ATGACGGACGATAGCGCTATTGAAACTAAACCCAAAAAATCCAAGATCCGCAAAGGTCACTGGATTCCAGTTGTCGCGGGTTTTTTGCGCAAAGATGGCAAAATTTTAGTCGGTCAGCGTCCTGAAAATAACTCCCTTGCCGGTCAATGGGAATTCCCTGGCGGTAAAATCGAAAATGGTGAGACACCTGAAGACGCTCTTTCGCGCGAGCTTAATGAAGAGTTGGGTATTGAAGCCGAAGTGGGCGAGCTGAAACTTGCTTGTACACACTCTTATGGAGATGTAGGGATTCTCATATTATTTTATGAAATCCTATACTGGAAAGGCGAACCTCGGGCTAAGCACCATATGATGCTAGAGTGGATCCATCCAGAAGAGCTCAAACATCGCAATATCCCAGAGGCCAATCGCAAGATCCTGCACAAGATCTACAAAGCTTTAGGACTTGAATGGCGAAAATAA
- a CDS encoding quinone-dependent dihydroorotate dehydrogenase, with protein MKPWMLLPPQWAHDLSSWGLPLYSLIHGRKTPEWKSFTWRDLHFKNPLGIAGGVDKNAEHLKEWWSLGCGFVEVGTVTPLPQTPNPGKILDRDVKLRAMWNKMGFPSEGAEETFYNLTYYAPNYRTPIFVNIGKNRYTPNNQAVLDYLFLVDKFRPFADAFVVNISSPNTKGLRDLQNKENLRSLIGPIVDRVSHFEPTPVLVKLSPDMGDEALAETVLNCQDLGVDGFVLTNTTLSRPAGCHFPEEGGLSGAPLKDLSQRALKVAVESLGKKREGLLLVSVGGILTPEDVFERLQMGADLVQIYSALVFHGPNFFHDVARRYNDGR; from the coding sequence ATGAAGCCTTGGATGCTCTTACCACCCCAATGGGCTCACGATCTGAGCTCTTGGGGTTTACCTCTCTACTCTTTGATTCATGGAAGAAAAACGCCCGAATGGAAAAGCTTCACTTGGCGTGATCTTCATTTCAAAAATCCTCTAGGCATTGCTGGCGGCGTTGATAAAAACGCGGAACACCTGAAAGAATGGTGGTCGCTCGGCTGTGGTTTCGTTGAGGTGGGCACGGTCACTCCCCTGCCGCAGACACCGAATCCCGGTAAAATTTTAGATCGCGATGTAAAGCTTCGAGCGATGTGGAACAAGATGGGTTTTCCGAGCGAAGGAGCCGAAGAGACTTTCTACAATCTGACGTACTATGCTCCGAACTATCGCACACCGATCTTTGTGAACATCGGAAAGAATCGCTACACTCCTAACAACCAAGCGGTTTTAGATTATTTATTTTTGGTCGATAAATTCCGTCCGTTTGCAGATGCTTTTGTTGTGAATATCTCTAGCCCCAACACCAAGGGACTTCGAGATCTTCAGAACAAAGAAAATCTGCGCTCTTTAATCGGCCCTATTGTCGATCGCGTTTCCCACTTTGAGCCCACTCCGGTGTTGGTCAAACTTTCACCCGACATGGGCGATGAGGCTTTAGCGGAAACTGTTTTGAATTGTCAGGACTTAGGCGTTGATGGTTTTGTGCTAACAAACACGACTCTTTCACGTCCTGCCGGCTGTCACTTCCCTGAAGAAGGGGGTCTTTCAGGTGCACCTTTAAAAGATCTGTCTCAACGAGCCTTGAAAGTGGCTGTTGAAAGTTTAGGCAAAAAACGCGAAGGACTGCTTTTGGTCAGCGTTGGGGGCATATTAACTCCTGAAGATGTCTTTGAAAGATTGCAAATGGGCGCAGATCTTGTTCAAATTTATAGTGCACTTGTGTTTCATGGACCGAACTTTTTCCATGATGTAGCTAGAAGGTATAATGACGGACGATAG
- a CDS encoding Glu/Leu/Phe/Val family dehydrogenase produces MEHKIEPLYDGPLFRNAIQTLEEAAKIINCDPNVLERLKRPRRAITVSVPVRMDDYSVKVFTGYRVQYSPTLGPYKGGIRYHQNVDLSEVVGLAALMTFKNSVLGLPLGGAKGGITVDPTKLSRTEKQNLTRRYASEIGPFVGPTKDIPAPDVGTDPQTMAWFMDTYSQEQGGFAQPGVVTGKPVEIGGSLGRNHATGLGVVYVAEKAFEVCGMKMNGSSIAIQGFGNVGSFAAKFAHERGARIVAVSDVSGGIYNGDGLDIPEVMEYVKAHKFLKGYPKAQPISNEELLEVKCDALFPCALENQIDTHNAEKIQAKIICEGANGPVTNAATKILHKRGVFIAPDVIANGGGVIVSYFEWVQDIMSFFWDEDEVNGRLKGIITKAFDKGYALSKEKNVDMRSAAMAVSVQRLEKAMLLRGLYPR; encoded by the coding sequence ATGGAACACAAGATAGAGCCCCTTTATGACGGGCCTCTTTTCAGAAACGCTATTCAAACTCTCGAAGAAGCGGCAAAAATTATCAACTGTGACCCGAACGTACTTGAGCGCTTGAAACGTCCTCGTCGCGCGATCACAGTTTCTGTTCCCGTTCGTATGGATGACTACAGCGTTAAAGTTTTCACTGGGTATCGCGTGCAGTACTCTCCAACTTTGGGCCCCTACAAGGGCGGCATTCGCTATCACCAAAACGTAGACCTTTCTGAAGTTGTCGGCCTTGCAGCTTTGATGACTTTCAAAAACTCGGTACTAGGTCTTCCTTTGGGTGGTGCAAAAGGTGGTATCACTGTTGATCCCACAAAACTTTCTCGCACTGAAAAACAAAATCTGACTCGTCGTTATGCTTCTGAAATTGGACCTTTCGTAGGACCCACTAAAGACATTCCGGCTCCAGACGTGGGCACGGATCCACAAACAATGGCTTGGTTCATGGACACTTACTCGCAAGAGCAAGGTGGCTTTGCACAACCGGGTGTTGTGACTGGTAAACCGGTAGAAATCGGTGGATCTTTGGGCCGTAACCACGCAACAGGTTTGGGTGTGGTTTATGTCGCTGAAAAAGCTTTCGAAGTTTGCGGCATGAAAATGAATGGTTCATCTATCGCGATTCAAGGTTTCGGTAACGTAGGTTCTTTCGCCGCGAAGTTCGCTCACGAACGTGGTGCTCGCATCGTAGCAGTTTCTGACGTTTCTGGCGGTATCTACAATGGCGATGGCCTTGATATCCCTGAAGTGATGGAATACGTAAAAGCTCACAAATTCTTGAAGGGCTATCCAAAAGCTCAACCGATCAGCAATGAAGAATTGCTTGAGGTGAAGTGTGATGCTCTATTCCCTTGCGCTCTTGAAAATCAAATCGACACTCACAACGCAGAAAAAATCCAAGCGAAAATCATCTGCGAAGGTGCCAACGGTCCTGTAACAAATGCAGCGACAAAAATCCTTCATAAGCGTGGTGTTTTCATCGCTCCAGACGTTATCGCGAACGGTGGCGGTGTGATCGTTTCTTACTTCGAATGGGTTCAAGACATCATGTCGTTCTTCTGGGACGAAGATGAAGTGAACGGTCGTTTGAAAGGTATCATCACGAAAGCTTTCGACAAAGGTTATGCTCTTTCTAAAGAGAAAAACGTCGACATGAGATCTGCTGCCATGGCGGTTTCTGTTCAACGTCTTGAAAAAGCGATGCTTCTAAGAGGCCTATATCCTAGATGA
- a CDS encoding NAD(P)/FAD-dependent oxidoreductase — protein sequence MQKEFDVLIVGAGIIGTSIGAELSRRGAKVGVIDKGTVGRGCSYGNAGWMTPCFAMPLPMPGMLLKSMKWLLDPASPLYIKPSLSLDLASWLFQFMKAMNETQARRAVDALVVLSQKSLTEYEKLGQKYPEIFFQQKGLLMVSKTEAGVTAAVEELNYVKNLGVPGKVLNSDDIRQMEPALKSPLLGGVYFEKEAMAEPYQVVQALAKEIRAHGGEILENCTLQDLPVSGNKIEKVVTSLGEIKAKQVVMATGSWSKSMARMMRLRVPVLGGKGYAMIVPPLENQPQYPMMLVEKKIAITPRQNSLRIAGTLELVDQDFSITPKRVDNIKKGAREFLHLPEELQVQELWAGLRPCTPDGVPLVGYHDKISNLMLALGHQMLGLQSGTGTGLLVSDLIEGKTPFVDMKVLDANRF from the coding sequence ATGCAAAAAGAGTTCGATGTTTTGATTGTAGGGGCAGGGATTATTGGAACTTCTATCGGCGCAGAGCTATCTCGTCGTGGAGCCAAAGTCGGAGTGATCGATAAAGGCACTGTAGGTCGCGGGTGTTCTTATGGGAATGCCGGTTGGATGACACCTTGCTTTGCCATGCCACTTCCGATGCCGGGAATGCTTTTAAAATCGATGAAGTGGTTGCTAGATCCAGCAAGTCCCCTTTACATCAAACCTTCTTTGTCTTTGGATTTGGCCTCTTGGCTTTTCCAATTCATGAAAGCGATGAACGAAACACAAGCTCGCCGCGCGGTGGATGCCTTGGTCGTTTTGTCGCAAAAAAGTCTGACGGAATACGAAAAACTAGGACAGAAATATCCCGAGATCTTTTTCCAACAAAAAGGTCTTTTGATGGTTTCTAAGACTGAAGCCGGCGTTACCGCCGCGGTCGAAGAATTAAACTACGTGAAGAACTTAGGGGTTCCCGGAAAAGTTTTAAACTCGGATGACATTCGTCAGATGGAGCCGGCTTTAAAGTCACCACTTTTAGGTGGCGTTTATTTTGAAAAGGAAGCGATGGCGGAACCCTATCAAGTGGTTCAAGCACTAGCAAAAGAGATTCGCGCGCACGGTGGAGAAATTTTAGAAAACTGCACGCTTCAAGATCTACCGGTCAGTGGAAATAAGATTGAAAAAGTCGTTACTTCGCTAGGTGAAATCAAAGCTAAACAAGTCGTTATGGCGACAGGCAGCTGGTCTAAATCCATGGCGCGCATGATGCGCCTGCGCGTCCCTGTTTTAGGTGGGAAAGGTTATGCGATGATTGTTCCGCCTTTGGAAAATCAACCGCAATATCCCATGATGTTGGTTGAGAAAAAAATCGCGATCACTCCTCGTCAAAATTCATTGAGAATTGCCGGAACTTTGGAACTTGTGGATCAGGATTTTTCCATCACTCCAAAACGCGTCGACAATATCAAAAAAGGCGCGCGTGAATTCTTGCATTTACCAGAAGAGCTTCAAGTTCAAGAATTATGGGCGGGTCTTCGTCCTTGCACTCCTGATGGTGTTCCTTTGGTCGGCTATCACGATAAGATTTCAAATCTGATGTTGGCTTTAGGTCACCAGATGTTGGGACTGCAAAGTGGCACCGGCACAGGTCTTTTGGTTTCAGATCTTATCGAAGGAAAAACACCTTTTGTTGATATGAAAGTTTTAGACGCCAATCGTTTCTAA
- a CDS encoding alpha-ketoglutarate-dependent dioxygenase AlkB, producing MTKSKGKFFGKGPSRPPQKGAFSATRPSSEKKAPARGLVYKSGYISPREKEEILKYLATLYPIWEMRYSKNNPPPENQKQRPLLRPVYWLGNWQFACLNYYHPPKGIYNRCVQAEGYPPVLEYLVQKIEALVHESFEPRDIPRGWHLNTCLINYYGNQITEEGKRIDCARVGEHKDFEPGPVASISFGERALFQFVSSKGTESKSNVILQQWLEDRSLQIFGGDKFKKHLFHRVQRVDTKEGHFFPLNEISNFETRRINFTFRYVPDEHVVPFQRLPETVKEDVQGYVEKLSERSEFFKEQLAKPQT from the coding sequence ATGACAAAATCCAAAGGAAAATTCTTCGGTAAAGGACCTTCGCGACCTCCGCAAAAAGGTGCCTTTTCTGCAACGCGACCTTCTTCCGAGAAGAAGGCTCCGGCGCGAGGTCTGGTGTATAAAAGTGGCTACATCAGTCCCCGTGAAAAAGAAGAAATCCTTAAGTATTTAGCGACTCTTTATCCGATCTGGGAGATGCGCTATTCCAAGAACAATCCTCCCCCCGAAAACCAGAAGCAACGGCCATTGTTGCGCCCCGTTTACTGGCTTGGAAACTGGCAGTTTGCGTGTCTGAACTACTATCATCCCCCGAAAGGAATCTATAACCGCTGCGTTCAAGCTGAAGGTTACCCGCCGGTTTTGGAATATCTGGTGCAAAAAATTGAAGCCTTGGTTCACGAAAGTTTTGAACCGCGCGACATTCCGCGAGGCTGGCACCTGAACACCTGCCTTATCAATTACTATGGCAATCAGATCACTGAAGAAGGCAAACGCATCGACTGCGCTCGCGTCGGCGAGCACAAAGATTTCGAGCCTGGACCTGTCGCTTCTATTTCTTTTGGCGAACGCGCCCTCTTTCAATTTGTTTCCAGCAAAGGGACCGAGTCAAAATCCAATGTGATCTTGCAGCAGTGGTTGGAAGACCGCTCTTTACAGATCTTTGGTGGTGATAAATTTAAAAAACACCTTTTTCACCGTGTGCAACGCGTAGATACCAAAGAAGGTCACTTCTTTCCGTTGAATGAGATTTCAAATTTTGAAACCCGTCGAATCAACTTCACTTTCCGCTATGTTCCTGACGAACACGTCGTCCCGTTTCAACGTCTGCCAGAGACTGTGAAAGAGGATGTGCAGGGTTACGTAGAAAAGCTTTCCGAGCGCTCAGAATTCTTTAAAGAGCAACTCGCAAAACCTCAGACCTAG